In Halopseudomonas nanhaiensis, a single window of DNA contains:
- a CDS encoding SPOR domain-containing protein, which produces MRSLFLLLLLLNILYALWQLQDGIADRAWLAQADKPLEPRQLGMQSNPENPEKGLSSVAQVPEPGTVLCVSLGSFPERARAEQLRQRMMALGIGSDLVVREVAGTVDFWLVLSVTGGRSVALAKLADLQEQGVDSFLITQGALANNLSLGVFGREDYAQARLVQLRDMGYQVRLEPVEKLGREHLVQVHSEDRRLVDQSLLTRLRETFPQLQHQYLPCRAVAEGGSAP; this is translated from the coding sequence ATGCGCTCGTTATTTCTTCTACTACTACTTTTAAACATCCTCTACGCGCTCTGGCAGCTGCAGGATGGCATTGCGGATCGCGCCTGGCTCGCCCAGGCTGACAAGCCACTGGAGCCTCGGCAGCTCGGCATGCAGTCGAACCCGGAAAACCCTGAGAAGGGTCTCTCTTCCGTGGCACAAGTCCCAGAGCCGGGCACGGTATTGTGTGTGAGTCTTGGCAGTTTCCCAGAGCGAGCGCGCGCCGAACAGCTGCGTCAGCGAATGATGGCGCTGGGTATCGGTTCGGATCTTGTGGTCCGGGAAGTGGCAGGTACTGTTGATTTCTGGCTGGTGTTGTCGGTCACCGGCGGCCGGTCTGTCGCCCTGGCGAAACTAGCGGATCTTCAGGAGCAGGGCGTCGACAGTTTTCTCATTACTCAGGGAGCGCTGGCGAACAATTTATCACTCGGCGTCTTCGGCCGAGAAGACTACGCCCAGGCGCGACTTGTCCAGCTGCGGGACATGGGTTATCAGGTTCGCCTCGAGCCGGTGGAAAAGCTCGGACGCGAGCACCTGGTCCAGGTACATAGTGAAGATCGAAGGCTTGTTGATCAGTCGCTACTCACTCGCCTGCGCGAGACATTTCCTCAGCTTCAGCACCAGTACCTTCCATGTCGGGCGGTTGCGGAGGGGGGATCGGCCCCTTAA
- the urtD gene encoding urea ABC transporter ATP-binding protein UrtD translates to MSAPILLAIEDLTVSFDGFKAVDGLNLYVERNEVRVVIGPNGAGKTTLLDLICGKTRATSGSIRFKDTELTKLAENHIVKAGVGRKFQTPSIYENLTVRENLQLSYPGGRTVFGSLFFKVTDAVQARVQEIAEEIFLADRLETSAGLLSHGQKQWLEIGMLLIQDPELLMLDEPVAGMSVSEREATADLLRRISKNRSVIVIEHDMDFVKDIAHRVTVLHQGKLLAEGKMDDVQKNEKVIEVYLGH, encoded by the coding sequence ATGAGCGCGCCAATTCTGCTGGCGATCGAGGATTTGACCGTTTCGTTTGACGGCTTCAAGGCGGTTGACGGGCTGAATCTGTACGTTGAACGCAACGAAGTACGCGTGGTGATCGGCCCGAACGGTGCAGGCAAAACGACGCTGCTCGACCTGATATGCGGGAAGACCCGCGCGACATCGGGATCAATCAGGTTCAAGGATACGGAGCTGACGAAGCTGGCGGAAAACCACATCGTCAAGGCAGGCGTTGGCCGGAAGTTTCAGACGCCCTCCATCTACGAAAACCTGACGGTGCGCGAGAACCTGCAGCTGTCCTACCCGGGAGGGCGGACTGTTTTCGGCAGTCTGTTTTTCAAGGTCACCGACGCGGTGCAGGCTCGGGTTCAGGAGATCGCCGAAGAAATATTTCTTGCTGACCGACTCGAAACCAGCGCCGGTCTGCTCAGCCATGGGCAGAAACAGTGGCTGGAAATCGGCATGCTGCTGATCCAGGATCCGGAGTTGTTGATGCTGGATGAACCGGTGGCGGGCATGAGCGTTTCAGAGCGTGAGGCGACCGCCGACCTCTTGCGTCGGATCAGCAAGAATCGCTCGGTGATCGTCATCGAGCACGACATGGACTTCGTCAAGGATATCGCTCACCGCGTGACCGTTCTGCATCAGGGCAAGTTGCTGGCCGAGGGCAAGATGGACGATGTGCAGAAGAACGAGAAGGTCATCGAAGTCTATCTGGGTCATTGA
- a CDS encoding type III pantothenate kinase: MLLELDCGNTLIKWRLLDRENRVRDRDMAPDLVELQRLLGGQEREITGCRLVSVRSPDETQVVVDQLTSWLKLHPEVARSGTHLAGVTNGYLDPQRLGMDRWLALVAGYHLCRKACVIIDLGTAVTVDFVDVDGQHLGGYIAPGSKLLRGGLKRHTRLIRYDDQPKSNLEIPQPGRSTAEAVEFGCDLMLSGFVREQLRIAHQVLGSSLVVILTGGDAERMAELLPDGCHIITDLVFQGLALACPMEFN; this comes from the coding sequence ATGCTTCTTGAACTGGATTGTGGAAATACACTGATCAAGTGGCGCTTGCTTGATCGGGAGAACAGGGTGCGCGATCGCGACATGGCACCAGATCTCGTCGAGCTGCAGCGTTTGCTCGGCGGGCAGGAACGGGAAATTACCGGTTGCCGGCTTGTCAGCGTTCGTTCGCCAGACGAAACGCAGGTGGTGGTTGATCAACTGACCAGCTGGCTGAAGCTGCACCCCGAGGTCGCACGGTCCGGCACTCATCTCGCTGGCGTTACCAACGGATATCTAGACCCTCAGCGCCTGGGGATGGATCGTTGGCTTGCCCTCGTCGCAGGCTATCACCTGTGTCGTAAAGCCTGCGTGATTATAGATTTGGGTACCGCTGTCACTGTTGACTTCGTCGATGTCGATGGACAGCACCTCGGTGGATATATCGCGCCCGGAAGCAAGTTACTGCGCGGCGGCCTCAAAAGGCATACCCGGCTGATTCGTTATGACGACCAGCCGAAAAGCAATCTGGAGATTCCTCAGCCGGGGCGCAGCACCGCAGAGGCGGTTGAGTTTGGCTGCGACCTGATGCTGTCGGGCTTTGTACGGGAGCAATTGAGGATTGCCCATCAGGTCCTGGGCAGTAGCCTGGTGGTCATACTGACGGGCGGCGATGCGGAGCGCATGGCCGAACTGCTGCCGGATGGGTGCCATATAATCACTGACCTCGTTTTCCAGGGTCTGGCGCTCGCCTGTCCGATGGAGTTCAACTGA
- the urtE gene encoding urea ABC transporter ATP-binding subunit UrtE: MLNVRDLRVSYGMSEVIHGVSLDVGANETVAIMGRNGMGKTTLFKSLIGMLPCNGGDISFQGKDLTRAQSYQRVASGIAYVPQGRMVFPTLTVEENIKAGLEASGRKTVPEDIYELFPVLLEMRHRKAGNLSGGQQQQLAIGRALAADPKVLLLDEPTEGIQPSIIKQLATTLNEIKAKRKISIVVSEQVLSFALNVADRMLVMDKGKIVHEAAGDQIDKAYISRYLSV; the protein is encoded by the coding sequence ATGTTGAATGTACGTGACCTGCGCGTCAGCTATGGTATGAGCGAAGTCATCCACGGCGTGTCCCTGGATGTAGGCGCCAACGAAACAGTGGCGATCATGGGCCGCAACGGAATGGGCAAGACGACACTGTTCAAGTCGTTGATCGGGATGCTGCCCTGCAACGGTGGAGACATTTCCTTTCAGGGGAAGGATCTCACCAGGGCCCAGTCCTACCAGCGGGTGGCCAGTGGCATCGCCTACGTCCCGCAGGGCCGCATGGTGTTTCCGACACTGACGGTGGAAGAGAACATCAAGGCCGGCCTGGAAGCGTCCGGACGCAAGACGGTGCCCGAGGATATCTACGAGCTGTTTCCGGTTCTGCTGGAAATGCGCCACCGCAAGGCGGGAAACCTTTCGGGCGGGCAGCAGCAGCAATTGGCAATTGGGCGTGCCCTGGCAGCCGATCCAAAGGTATTGTTGCTGGACGAACCGACCGAGGGTATCCAGCCGTCCATCATCAAGCAGCTCGCGACGACGCTCAATGAGATCAAGGCCAAGCGCAAGATCAGCATCGTGGTATCCGAACAGGTACTGAGCTTCGCGCTTAACGTGGCTGATCGCATGCTGGTGATGGACAAGGGCAAGATCGTCCATGAGGCCGCGGGCGACCAGATCGACAAGGCGTATATAAGCCGCTACCTGTCGGTGTAG
- the tuf gene encoding elongation factor Tu, protein MAKEKFERSKPHLNVGTIGHVDHGKTTLTAALTKVCAESYGGSARAFDQIDNAPEEKARGITINTSHVEYDSPTRHYAHVDCPGHADYVKNMITGAAQMDGAILVCSAADGPMPQTREHILLSRQVGVPYIVVFLNKADMVDDEELLELVEMEVRDLLSTYDFPGDDTPIIIGSALMALEGKDDNGIGVSAVQKLVETLDSYIPEPERAIDKPFLMPIEDVFSISGRGTVVTGRVERGIVKVQEEVEIVGIKATTKTTCTGVEMFRKLLDEGRAGENVGVLLRGTKREDVERGQVLAKPGTIKPHTKFEAEVYVLGKDEGGRHTPFFKGYRPQFYFRTTDVTGSCELPEGVEMVMPGDNVKLVVTLIAPIAMEDGLRFAIREGGRTVGAGVVAKIIE, encoded by the coding sequence ATGGCCAAAGAGAAGTTCGAACGTAGCAAACCGCACCTGAACGTGGGCACCATCGGTCACGTTGACCATGGCAAGACCACTCTGACCGCTGCTCTGACCAAGGTCTGTGCAGAATCCTACGGCGGTTCTGCCCGCGCTTTCGACCAGATCGACAACGCGCCGGAAGAGAAGGCCCGTGGTATCACCATCAACACCTCGCACGTTGAGTACGATTCTCCGACTCGTCACTACGCGCACGTTGACTGCCCCGGCCACGCTGACTACGTCAAGAACATGATCACCGGTGCTGCGCAGATGGACGGCGCGATCCTGGTTTGTTCGGCTGCTGACGGCCCGATGCCGCAGACTCGCGAGCACATCCTGCTGTCCCGCCAGGTAGGCGTTCCTTACATCGTCGTGTTCCTGAACAAGGCCGACATGGTCGATGACGAAGAGCTGCTGGAACTGGTCGAAATGGAAGTTCGTGACCTGCTGAGCACGTACGACTTCCCGGGCGACGACACCCCGATCATCATCGGCTCCGCGCTGATGGCGCTGGAAGGCAAGGACGACAACGGTATCGGCGTTTCCGCGGTACAGAAGCTGGTCGAGACTCTGGACAGCTACATCCCCGAGCCCGAGCGCGCGATCGACAAGCCGTTCCTGATGCCGATCGAAGACGTGTTCTCGATCTCCGGTCGCGGTACCGTTGTAACCGGTCGTGTCGAGCGCGGTATCGTCAAGGTCCAGGAAGAAGTGGAAATCGTCGGTATCAAGGCGACTACCAAGACTACCTGTACTGGCGTCGAAATGTTCCGCAAGCTGCTGGACGAAGGCCGTGCCGGTGAGAACGTTGGTGTTCTGCTGCGTGGTACCAAGCGTGAAGACGTTGAGCGTGGCCAGGTGCTGGCCAAGCCGGGCACCATCAAGCCGCACACCAAGTTCGAAGCTGAAGTGTACGTGCTGGGCAAGGATGAAGGCGGTCGTCACACTCCGTTCTTCAAGGGCTACCGTCCGCAGTTCTACTTCCGTACTACTGACGTTACCGGTTCGTGCGAACTGCCGGAAGGCGTCGAGATGGTAATGCCGGGCGACAACGTCAAGCTGGTTGTCACCCTGATCGCTCCGATCGCCATGGAAGATGGTCTGCGCTTCGCGATTCGCGAAGGCGGCCGTACCGTTGGTGCCGGCGTGGTTGCCAAGATCATCGAGTAA
- the secE gene encoding preprotein translocase subunit SecE, giving the protein MSTKAELHDSRFDVIKWVIVAIIVAAGVYGNHYFAAEPVLYRAVALVVLGLVAGFVALQTEKGKAFWTLTKEARIEIRKVVWPTRQETTQTTLIVVAVVLIMALILWGLDTLLGWIISQFIS; this is encoded by the coding sequence ATGAGTACTAAGGCAGAGCTGCACGATAGCCGCTTCGATGTGATCAAGTGGGTTATTGTGGCCATAATCGTCGCTGCTGGCGTGTATGGTAATCACTACTTTGCCGCAGAGCCTGTTTTGTACCGCGCGGTTGCGCTGGTTGTGCTTGGCCTGGTGGCAGGCTTTGTTGCCCTGCAAACCGAAAAAGGCAAGGCCTTCTGGACGCTGACCAAAGAAGCGCGCATTGAAATCCGCAAGGTTGTTTGGCCGACCCGTCAAGAAACTACCCAGACGACGCTGATCGTTGTCGCAGTGGTGCTGATCATGGCCCTGATACTCTGGGGTCTCGACACGCTACTGGGTTGGATCATATCTCAATTCATTAGTTAA
- a CDS encoding biotin--[acetyl-CoA-carboxylase] ligase, whose amino-acid sequence MLGKLLDLMSDGEFHSGEWLGQQLGVSRAAIWKTLKKLEDDGYPLHSVRGKGYRAPKGASLLNVERITRLLAEECHAKWQWHLTSEIDSTNAQAHRLISRFGPRPLACSSEQQISGRGRRGRSWASPFAQNIYLSVVEPFETGAQALEGLSLLVGLVLVETLEEAGYQRCQLKWPNDVLMDGRKLAGVLIEVAGDLSSECIAVIGVGINVLMSRSEQIDQQWTSLYLASQAGELDRNWLIARFMSRLEVALALFRQDGFLPFVARWSERDAWIGRTVRVVSGSNATEGTYLGITGSGALRLSTGAGEVVMHGGEVSLRLADAS is encoded by the coding sequence ATGTTAGGCAAGCTGCTCGATCTAATGTCCGACGGAGAGTTTCATTCAGGCGAATGGCTTGGTCAGCAACTCGGTGTGAGCCGGGCTGCCATCTGGAAGACTCTGAAAAAGCTCGAAGACGATGGGTATCCTTTGCACAGCGTCCGCGGCAAAGGCTATCGTGCTCCGAAAGGTGCCTCCTTGTTGAATGTCGAACGAATCACCCGGCTTCTTGCGGAGGAGTGCCACGCTAAATGGCAATGGCACCTCACCAGCGAAATTGATTCGACCAATGCCCAGGCGCACCGGCTCATCTCTCGCTTCGGACCTCGCCCACTGGCATGTTCCAGCGAGCAGCAGATCAGTGGCCGCGGCCGTAGAGGTCGCTCCTGGGCCAGCCCTTTCGCACAAAACATATACCTCTCGGTAGTTGAGCCGTTCGAAACAGGTGCCCAGGCGCTCGAAGGCCTGAGCCTGTTGGTAGGCCTGGTGCTGGTGGAGACGCTCGAAGAGGCAGGCTATCAGCGCTGCCAGCTGAAGTGGCCGAACGATGTCCTGATGGATGGTCGGAAGTTGGCCGGGGTGTTGATCGAGGTCGCTGGGGATTTGAGTTCCGAGTGTATAGCCGTCATTGGTGTTGGCATCAATGTCCTGATGTCCCGTTCGGAGCAGATAGACCAGCAGTGGACGTCACTTTATCTCGCCTCACAGGCCGGGGAGCTTGACCGCAATTGGTTGATAGCGCGCTTCATGTCCAGGCTGGAAGTGGCACTTGCGCTCTTCCGACAGGACGGGTTCCTGCCTTTTGTAGCCCGGTGGTCCGAGCGCGATGCCTGGATAGGGCGCACGGTGCGGGTTGTCTCGGGAAGCAACGCGACTGAAGGTACGTATCTAGGCATAACCGGTTCCGGCGCGCTAAGGTTGTCGACCGGCGCTGGCGAGGTAGTCATGCATGGTGGCGAAGTGAGCCTGAGGCTAGCGGATGCTTCTTGA